In Nicotiana tabacum cultivar K326 chromosome 17, ASM71507v2, whole genome shotgun sequence, one DNA window encodes the following:
- the LOC107817157 gene encoding monothiol glutaredoxin-S11-like, translated as MDKVQRMASEHGVVIFSKSTCCLCYAVTILFRDLGVDPYVHELDHDSEGKDMEKALMRMGCNASVPAVFIGGKLVGSTNEVMSLHLKGSLIQLLKPYLHD; from the coding sequence ATGGACAAAGTACAACGAATGGCATCAGAGCACGGGGTAGTGATCTTCAGCAAgagtacatgttgtttatgttaCGCAGTTACTATACTATTTCGAGATCTTGGTGTTGATCCATATGTTCATGAACTTGATCATGATTCTGAGGGAAAAGATATGGAGAAAGCTCTTATGCGAATGGGTTGTAATGCCTCAGTTCCAGCAGTTTTCATAGGGGGGAAATTAGTAGGATCTACTAATGAAGTTATGTCTCTTCACCTAAAAGGCTCCCTAATTCAACTCCTCAAGCCTTATCTGCATGATTAA